The Halovivax ruber XH-70 genome includes the window CGACGAACGCGCCGATCAGGGCCCCGATGGCGGCGCCGGAACTCGCCGCGTTCCGACTGAGCAGGCCGCCGAGGCCACCGCCGATCGCCGCGCCCATCGCCGCGAATCGAGCCCGGGAAAGTGCCAGTGTGAGTGCGTCTCGAACCATACGAGCCGTACGGGCGCCAGCCGAATAAGCGTGTGCCTCGACGGGACAGTCAGCCGAACGCACTATAGTGCCCTCGGAGTCGATCCCTTGGAAACAAAATACCTTTTGACAGGCAACTCGTAGCGGTTGGTATGGGAACGGAGACGCCGGCGATCGAGATGACGGGCCTGACGAAGCGCTACGACGACACGACCGCCGTCTCCGACGTGACGACGACGATCGACGCCGGGACGGTCTACGGCTTCCTCGGACCGAACGGCGCCGGCAAGACGACCACGATGAAGATGCTGACGACGCTCGTCAGACCCACGTCCGGCACCGCCCACGTCGCGGGGAATCCGATCACCGACCGCGAATCAGTCACGCCGCACATCGGCTACCTGCCGGAGGAACCGCCGCTGTACGAGGAACTCTCCGGACGCGAACAACTGGAGTACGTCGCCGGGCTCCGGGAACTGCCAACCGACGAGGCGACCGACCGGATCGAGCGAATGCTGGAGCGATTCGATCTGGACGAGGACGCCGACAAGCGTATCGCCGACTACTCGAAGGGGATGCGCCAGAAGGTCGGCGTCATTCAGGCCGTCCTCCACCGGCCGGCCGTCGCCTTCCTCGACGAACCGACGAGCGGGCTCGACCCGCGCGCAGCGCGGACGATGCGCGACACGATCGCCGAACTCGCCGACCAGGAGATGACGATCTTCCTCTCGACGCACATCCTCCCGGTCGTCGCCGAACTCGCGGACGAGGTCGGCGTCATCCACGGCGGCGAACTCGTCGCCGAGGGCCACCCTGACAAATTGGCCGCCGAGGCCGAGGCCGGTGCGGGTGGAACGCTCGAAGACGCGTTCCTCGAGATCACGCAAGATCCCGAAGAAGCCGCCCCAAGAGCCGAGTAAGTGAACCGATTGCCGCCCAGGAATTCTCCTGTCGGGCGTGGCTGATACCCAATCGCCGTGGCGTGGCTAGCGTCTCAGTTATCGACCGTGCCACAGCTCCCTCCTGGGCCGTTGCACTGTTACTGGCCCCCTGTGTCCCGTGTGGTCGGCGACGTTTCGTGAGACAGTTGCCCTTCGAGTGTCGGCAGGCCTTCGAACACTGCGCCTGCGAAACTGCCTGTATTCGATCACTCGAGCGTGAAGCGATCGAACGTGTGGGCGGCGTAGCCGAACGAGAGGACGGGCGAACTCACGCCGAGCGCGACGGTGAGCCACGCAATCGCCGTGACGACCCCGGCGCTAATCGTCACGTCCAGCATCGGCGCGAGCGAGACGAGCATGGAGACGATGCCGGCGACGGCTGCGGCGCTGTCTGTGTACAGAATGAGTGCAGCGACTATCGGCATCAGCAGTACCAGCGTGTAGGTGACGAACGCGCTCTTCGAGGGCATCACGGCCTCGCGATTGCTCGAGACGCGGACGCTCCCGAACCGGGGGAACAGCGCGCCGATACCGGTCGCGACGGCTGGGGTCGCGACGGCCCCGAAGACGGTCGCGGCGACGAGGAAGGCTGTCTCGCGCGGCGGGAGGGGACTCGCCAGCCCGAGCCCGCCGCTCAGGACGAGGGCGAGCGGGGCGGTCACGAGGACCGCGGCGACGATCGTGCCGCCGACCGCCTGCCGACCGGAGACGGTCGTGGTGAGCAGCGTCGGGAGCGAGCGGCCGTGGTCGCCGATGACGTTGAGCGTCAGGAGCGCGCCACTGGCCCAGACCACGTAGCCACACAGGACGACCGCGATGAACGGGCTCACGGTCCCGGTCTCGATGATCTGCTGGATGAACGCCAGGAAGCCGAACAGCGGGTAGACCACGTAGAGCAGCTTGATCGGCGCTCGTTTCGCTCGTCGGAGGGTCGTGACCGCGACCGTTCGGAGCGCTCGGTCGCCGACGCCGGAGAGCAGCGCGTCGAGCCGGTTCGAGGAGCTGACGTCGCTCGTCGACTCGTCAGCGCCTGCCTCGTCTGCGAACCAGTGGCGCGTCGCCATGGCCGTACTGGCGACCAACACGAGCGGGAGGCCGATCCCGACGACGAGCGCCGTCCCGACGAGTGCGAGGGGCCGTGGGGCCTGCCCGGGAACGGCGAACAGGAGGAGTTCACCGGGCCAGCCGAACGGACTGTTCGCGAGTCGCTCGAAGAGGGCCGCGACGATTCGGTTGAACCACTCGGTCATGACCACGCCGAGGTAGCCGACCCAGAAGAGGACGAACAGCGCCCGTTTGAACCGTGCTACCGGCTCGTACGTCGTCAGCAGGTGTCTGATCGCGAGGCCGACGACGAAGCCGACGGGGATCGACGTGACGAGCAACAGCGCGACCACGCCGAGGGCGACGGCCAGCGGCACGACCGAGCCGGCGCCGTAGGCGAACGCGCCCGCAAAGAGGGCCACGAACGGGAGGAGTGTGAGTGCATACAGCGCGAGTTCCGTCCCGATCAGCCCGGCGGCGACGGACCGCGTCGACGTCGAGATCAGGAGGCACGCCGGCTCGTCGACGTCGCCCCGAGACGTGGCGGTCCGGCCGGTGGCGGTGAGCGTCAGCCCGAGCCAGACGAGAGCGGTCGCGCCCGTGACGATCTCACTGACGGACACGCCGCCAACCTCGGAGAGGGCGCCGGCGGCGACTCGTTCGCCGGCCTCTGGGAGGAAGAACAGGCCGACCGCCGTGAACGGCCCGAAGACGAACAACAGGACGAGCGCCATGATCGCGACCTTCGTTCGATTCCCGGCGACCGCCCGGAGGCTTCGTCGGACCTCCGTGCGGGTGATCCGGGCCGCGACGGACACCGTCATGGCGCCGCCCCTCCCCTGGCCGACTGTGTCGACTCGCCGCTTCGAAGCGGTGGCGTGGCCCTGTCACCGATTCCAGTGCAGCGACTCCAGTGGATCATACTATACTGACAGATACGAACCGTCAATAAAGAACGTTCGGATCGTCCGGTGCGATTCTCGTCGCGACCGGTGTGGAGTTGCACGCTGCGGGTCTCGGACCGTCGCGACGGCAGTCGTCGTCGAACGGCCCCACAACGGTTATCCGAGCCGACGCTGGCAGCTGCCACAGAGGTTCTCTTCTTTGATATCGACTTTCTGTACCGTCCGGGAGAAGTTCATCACGCAGCGGTTGTTGTTGCAGTGTTCGAGTCCGTAGGTGTGACCGATCTCGTGGACGACTTCCTTGCGGATGCGATCGTCGACGATGTCGCTCGCGCTCTTGTTCGAGAAGCCGCCGTCGGAGCTGGTCTGGAGCCGATAGGTCGAGACGACGCTCCCGCTGCCGTCGAGATAGGCGAGGCCGAAGACGTAGTTTCGTCGCCGGTAGAAGATGTCCTGGGGCGTGATGGCGATGTTCTTGTCGCCGCGGCCGACGCGCTCGGCCAACTGGATGAAGCTTTCCGCGCTGTACTGGCTCCGGCCGGAGTCGTATGCGCCAGTAGGAATCGACTGCCCGTCACCGATCGTGACGTCGCAGTCGTACACCGAGCGCAACGCCGATGAGGCCTCCCGCTTGACCCGC containing:
- a CDS encoding glycine zipper 2TM domain-containing protein — encoded protein: MVRDALTLALSRARFAAMGAAIGGGLGGLLSRNAASSGAAIGALIGAFVGESRIGTKSRIEEWRERGSERVEAVRSGESE
- a CDS encoding ABC transporter ATP-binding protein, with the translated sequence MGTETPAIEMTGLTKRYDDTTAVSDVTTTIDAGTVYGFLGPNGAGKTTTMKMLTTLVRPTSGTAHVAGNPITDRESVTPHIGYLPEEPPLYEELSGREQLEYVAGLRELPTDEATDRIERMLERFDLDEDADKRIADYSKGMRQKVGVIQAVLHRPAVAFLDEPTSGLDPRAARTMRDTIAELADQEMTIFLSTHILPVVAELADEVGVIHGGELVAEGHPDKLAAEAEAGAGGTLEDAFLEITQDPEEAAPRAE
- a CDS encoding archaemetzincin family Zn-dependent metalloprotease, translated to MHVDIVPVGEVSARVKREASSALRSVYDCDVTIGDGQSIPTGAYDSGRSQYSAESFIQLAERVGRGDKNIAITPQDIFYRRRNYVFGLAYLDGSGSVVSTYRLQTSSDGGFSNKSASDIVDDRIRKEVVHEIGHTYGLEHCNNNRCVMNFSRTVQKVDIKEENLCGSCQRRLG